A genomic region of Dermacentor andersoni chromosome 9, qqDerAnde1_hic_scaffold, whole genome shotgun sequence contains the following coding sequences:
- the LOC126528062 gene encoding uncharacterized protein: protein MGKAKKSKSGGKAKKGKPGAKGKKGSKGSSSATKAASAKPSEEPSPSQQTGKGSEQTSTSQSATPSQTETSATSFKPLNRPPLEPLVLPADLDLSLPRRPSTIYVWDCGNVWFFPVGVVALAVVVLGMILMSYNIQSEYAQTPNDTTAAAHNATSVAVAESTETNAVQVTRRWFNATRRKHWGMSREPTDAESTASDAVQVTRRWFNATRRKHSGMSREPTDAESTASDAVQVTRRWFNATRRKHSGMSLEPTDAVSTASDAVQVTRRWFNATRRKHWGMSREPTDEASTASNDEWTAASAGAESTTSAEGVGDGSATLAVQVAGEKDNANVIASSEASTPARAWLHAPVDSSQGAIHATNSLPVASKEAHSEERPQKASAALGNDP from the exons ATGGGCAAGGCCAAGAAATCGAAGTCCGGCGGCAAGGCGAAGAAGGGCAAGCCCGGAGCCaagggaaagaaaggaagcaagggATCCTCCTCGGCAACGAAAGCAGCCTCGGCGAAGCCCAGCGAGGAGCCGTCGCCGAGCCAGCAGACGGGCAAGGGCTCCGAACAGACGAGCACCTCGCAGAGCGCGACGCCCAGCCAGACCGAGACAAGCGCCACGTCCTTCAAGCCTCTGAATCGGCCGCCCTTGGAGCCGCTGGTCTTGCCCGCCGACCTGGATTTGTCCCTGCCGCGGCGTCCGTCGACCATCTACGTGTGGGACTG TGGCAACGTCTGGTTCTTCCCCGTCGGAGTCGTCGCCCTGGCGGTCGTGGTACTCGGCATGATCCTCATGTCGTACAACATTCAGAGCGAATACGCTCAAACCCCGAACGACACCACCGCCGCCGCGCACAACGCGACAAGCGTCGCCGTAGCCGAGTCCACCGAAACCAACGCCGTACAAGTCACACGGCGGTGGTTTAACGCCACCAGGCGCAAGCACTGGGGGATGTCGCGCGAGCCGACCGACGCTGAGTCGACCGCTTCGGACGCCGTACAAGTCACACGGCGGTGGTTTAATGCCACCAGGCGCAAGCACTCGGGGATGTCGCGCGAGCCGACCGACGCTGAGTCGACCGCTTCGGACGCCGTACAAGTCACACGGCGGTGGTTTAACGCCACCAGGCGCAAGCACTCGGGGATGTCGCTCGAGCCGACCGACGCCGTGTCGACCGCTTCGGACGCCGTACAAGTCACACGGAGGTGGTTTAACGCCACCAGGCGCAAGCACTGGGGGATGTCGCGCGAGCCGACCGACGAGGCATCGACCGCTTCGAACGACGAGTGGACAGCGGCGAGCGCCGGTGCCGAGTCGACGACGTCCGCTGAAGGTGTCGGCGACGGGTCGGCCACACTGGCTGTCCAGGTCGCGGGCGAAAAAGACAACGCAAACGTGATCGCCAGTTCAGAGGCCAGCACACCGGCTCGGGCTTGGCTGCATGCCCCAGTCGACAGCTCGCAAGGCGCGATCCACGCGACGAACTCCTTGCCAGTGGCATCGAAGGAGGCCCACAGCGAAGAGCGGCCGCAGAAGGCTTCCGCTGCATTGGGTAACGATCCCTAG